A stretch of the Sulfurimonas sp. HSL-1656 genome encodes the following:
- a CDS encoding tandem-95 repeat protein — protein MVEFRKIMLSAAAVLAIGGCGGGGGGGSSDPASSGGVIDGYVSGATVFADSTGEGEHNDTEPSTVTDTNGDFAFAVTIADGTKIYAYGGTDISTGFPFEGRLSTVYDATRPIVLSPLTTYVAAIMASDPTMTFDTAADAVAANLGISADAVKNDPMLDSDSFMAAQKVQKVVEVLSAATKTDGESFNDAYEQVFNALATTTSGEFNATELAAEVGADPSIATFVETLAGTIDDLAANVTTVGELDGFGETINTYAEAAEGAIENGDLTAVSDLTTTLGDMNTTQVAQDIETGTYVDPMIAALAEVEDALTNNITYLGTNTANENITADLVLSSPAAAPYDTPDLNLTWSATPMGVIDVATGAVTRSDTADVAVVLKATVANSLVTNNRAFDLVVMRNEYAPVAVADNLNLDEDTNATLNVLANDTDQNGDTLFVTAVSAAGHGAAVINPDGTVTYTPAANYNGPDSFTYTVGDGTGRSADGNVSVTVAAVNDAPTIGGTPAASVDQDAAYSFTPSSGDIDGDTLTFSIVNPPAWAAFDPATGALTGTPGNGDVGTTADINISVTDGTATVSLPLFSVTVVNVNDAPTIDGTPATSVNQDAPYSFTPGASDLDGDTLTFSIQNKPSWATFDTATGALSGTPGNADVGTTTGIVISVSDSLLTASLAAFDLEVINVNDAPTASAASFQVQTNTQLDGDLKPYASDIDVGDTLTFTQVGTLAGLTLNSNGTFTFTSASEGNFTFDYEVSDGTLTSAPATVTISVVANFSPIAADFTATTDEDTAVLIDVVAHTGDSDGSVDATTVAASGATDGNLSVNPTTGVVTYMPNANFNGTDSFTYTIQDNQGATSLPATVTLTVAPVNDAPTIDPIGNPPAVAVSAPIFEVPVSIADVDGDALTLSAVSSNPGVAAVSANGTTVAVDPVSEGTATVTVTVDDGVLTAQETFVVTVVADPVLMDNSFYDGQYLYDYWLENNGTANVPMYAQHYLNYGAVETMTYKLVDNNWSEVPIDMNMVTWDDINTVWVPDSYLQIDYTISADTLTLSTQNESHRLGTVTDLSGQTLDIQIGSGTTMQVTFSAGAIQYESLYKADNEIFYSYWNSGLGYTTLEDHMNGDGTFYWDESTWQPAFVAQRNAGGTAAVDSNGADITTLTLGMTGNLVADGNNSQIVGTWWVSTLPNDTNLIVRTELNATLVDPAMYNEGEAAFTHIHNGVVYNGSYSAPMTDFIVGNDSVTYNDTAMNDILTAIANYTPPATPMTVDEFWALTEIPISQAEWDALAKAQVSLLADMDLWGVWPDSNGTAVIAVDSEALYADSNGTVMFKDINGTVTESHPFTINLAGTELNVSIPPNGHLFAYLGETYDQAALEAMFGITMPAGSEGYKTAHLRLSDEYDFWGPLASFDVNYSSMTFTTLAEFVTANQGGTGGYVFNVNGTTGIQFTAGDAYTGGSSSGTVVLIDFSDMQNPQVVESGSWHVQSDGNGDVIIVELPSMNWPFAATVMNDGFGDYVAEGDMQPAFTGDIEIKFNIIARDALINYFMSGGGSSTTPTTANDATLVGAWALGGITTMDALLIVADNDKYMAVQQVLGSDGIIGGVEVGQYTLDAGGNFTNAAPLINTNAGDSAVGATVVDNGDDTATLTTVSDGPAVFNRLSSAISLEAGAWIMNQSTTGSVKFVILALDGAGHYMVADVDENQGSDPVEIEPGSFGRYNMTEFGTYVVEGNGTVTMMPDAVTDESAVCTDADTSGCDTVAGDTNLEFGLTAYDASGHLVPVNMTVSFDATNNYMTLDSSMVFVRVVPNGPVIFQ, from the coding sequence ATGGTTGAATTTAGAAAAATCATGCTCTCTGCGGCTGCCGTGCTTGCCATCGGCGGCTGTGGCGGCGGTGGAGGCGGGGGCAGCAGCGACCCTGCCAGCAGCGGCGGAGTCATTGACGGCTATGTGTCGGGCGCGACCGTCTTTGCCGACAGTACCGGCGAAGGGGAACACAACGATACGGAGCCATCGACGGTGACCGATACGAACGGGGACTTCGCTTTTGCGGTGACGATTGCCGACGGGACGAAGATCTACGCTTACGGCGGTACCGATATCAGTACCGGCTTCCCTTTTGAAGGGCGGCTCTCAACCGTGTATGACGCGACACGTCCCATCGTCCTTTCGCCGCTGACAACCTATGTCGCGGCGATCATGGCCTCGGACCCGACGATGACATTCGATACGGCGGCCGATGCGGTCGCCGCCAATCTGGGGATCAGCGCTGATGCGGTGAAAAACGACCCCATGCTCGACAGCGACAGCTTTATGGCCGCACAGAAAGTGCAGAAGGTCGTTGAAGTATTGAGCGCGGCAACGAAAACTGACGGCGAGTCTTTTAACGATGCTTACGAACAGGTGTTCAATGCGCTGGCAACCACGACCTCCGGTGAATTCAATGCAACCGAACTGGCGGCCGAGGTCGGTGCCGACCCGTCGATCGCGACCTTTGTCGAAACGCTCGCCGGGACGATCGATGACCTTGCAGCCAACGTCACGACGGTAGGTGAACTGGACGGTTTCGGCGAAACCATCAATACCTATGCCGAAGCGGCGGAGGGGGCGATCGAAAACGGCGATCTCACGGCCGTCAGTGATCTGACGACGACACTCGGCGACATGAACACGACCCAGGTCGCGCAGGATATCGAAACGGGGACCTACGTCGACCCGATGATCGCCGCGCTGGCGGAAGTCGAAGATGCCCTCACAAACAATATCACTTATCTCGGGACGAATACGGCCAATGAGAATATTACGGCCGATCTGGTGCTGAGCAGTCCTGCCGCGGCGCCCTATGATACGCCGGATCTGAACCTGACATGGTCGGCGACGCCTATGGGCGTCATCGATGTCGCTACCGGTGCCGTGACACGCAGCGATACGGCGGATGTGGCCGTGGTGCTCAAAGCGACGGTCGCGAACAGCCTGGTCACGAACAACCGGGCATTCGACCTTGTCGTCATGCGGAACGAATATGCGCCGGTCGCGGTGGCCGACAACCTGAATCTCGATGAAGATACCAATGCGACGCTCAACGTCCTGGCGAACGATACGGACCAGAACGGCGATACGCTCTTTGTCACTGCCGTTTCGGCCGCGGGCCACGGCGCGGCGGTGATCAATCCGGACGGAACGGTCACCTACACCCCGGCCGCAAACTACAACGGTCCGGACAGCTTTACCTATACGGTCGGTGACGGCACGGGCCGCAGTGCCGACGGCAATGTCTCGGTCACGGTCGCTGCGGTAAACGATGCCCCGACGATCGGCGGAACACCGGCAGCGTCGGTCGACCAGGATGCAGCGTACAGCTTTACGCCTTCTTCCGGTGACATTGACGGCGACACACTGACCTTCAGCATCGTCAACCCGCCCGCATGGGCGGCATTTGACCCGGCAACGGGGGCGCTGACGGGTACGCCGGGCAACGGCGACGTCGGTACGACCGCCGATATCAATATCTCGGTGACCGACGGTACGGCCACGGTCTCCCTGCCGCTCTTCTCCGTCACCGTCGTCAACGTGAACGACGCGCCGACGATCGACGGTACGCCGGCCACATCGGTGAACCAGGACGCGCCGTACAGCTTTACGCCGGGTGCGAGTGATCTCGACGGCGACACGCTGACTTTCAGCATTCAAAACAAGCCCTCCTGGGCGACATTTGACACAGCGACAGGAGCACTCTCCGGCACTCCGGGCAATGCCGATGTCGGCACGACCACGGGGATCGTCATCTCCGTCTCCGACTCGCTGCTGACGGCATCGCTGGCAGCCTTCGATCTGGAAGTGATCAATGTCAACGACGCCCCGACGGCGTCGGCCGCATCGTTCCAGGTGCAGACGAACACCCAGCTTGACGGCGACCTGAAGCCGTACGCGTCGGATATCGATGTCGGCGACACCCTGACCTTTACGCAGGTCGGAACACTTGCCGGACTGACGCTCAACAGCAACGGTACCTTCACGTTCACCAGTGCGTCGGAAGGCAACTTTACCTTTGATTACGAGGTCTCCGACGGCACACTGACGAGCGCCCCGGCAACGGTCACCATCAGTGTCGTCGCCAACTTCTCACCCATAGCGGCCGACTTTACGGCCACTACCGATGAGGATACGGCGGTGCTGATCGACGTGGTGGCACACACCGGCGACAGCGACGGCTCGGTGGATGCCACGACGGTGGCCGCCTCCGGCGCAACGGACGGTAACCTGAGCGTCAACCCGACGACGGGTGTTGTGACCTACATGCCGAACGCCAATTTCAACGGTACGGACAGTTTTACCTACACGATCCAGGATAACCAGGGCGCGACTTCGCTCCCGGCGACGGTCACGCTCACGGTCGCACCTGTCAACGACGCCCCGACGATCGACCCCATCGGCAACCCGCCGGCAGTGGCGGTCAGTGCACCGATCTTCGAAGTCCCGGTCTCCATTGCCGATGTTGACGGTGATGCACTGACGCTGAGCGCCGTTTCGTCCAATCCGGGCGTCGCCGCAGTTTCGGCGAACGGTACGACGGTAGCGGTCGATCCTGTTTCGGAAGGTACTGCAACTGTGACGGTCACCGTCGATGACGGCGTTCTTACTGCCCAGGAGACCTTCGTCGTCACAGTCGTTGCCGATCCGGTACTGATGGACAACAGCTTTTACGACGGGCAGTACCTGTATGACTACTGGCTGGAAAACAACGGTACGGCAAACGTGCCGATGTATGCACAGCACTACCTTAATTACGGTGCTGTCGAGACCATGACTTATAAACTCGTGGACAACAACTGGAGCGAGGTCCCGATCGATATGAACATGGTGACCTGGGATGACATCAACACGGTCTGGGTCCCGGACTCTTATCTGCAGATCGACTACACCATCAGCGCGGACACGCTGACGCTCTCCACGCAGAACGAATCGCACCGCCTTGGGACGGTCACGGACCTGAGCGGGCAGACGTTGGATATCCAGATCGGCTCCGGAACGACGATGCAGGTCACGTTCTCTGCAGGTGCAATACAGTATGAATCCCTCTACAAGGCGGACAACGAGATCTTCTACTCCTACTGGAACAGCGGTCTTGGGTACACGACACTCGAAGACCATATGAACGGCGACGGGACATTCTATTGGGATGAGTCGACATGGCAACCGGCTTTTGTCGCGCAGCGGAATGCCGGCGGCACCGCTGCCGTCGACAGCAACGGCGCGGATATTACGACGCTGACGCTCGGCATGACGGGTAACCTGGTCGCCGACGGCAATAACAGCCAGATCGTCGGTACATGGTGGGTCTCCACCCTGCCCAATGATACGAACCTGATTGTCCGTACCGAGTTGAATGCCACGCTGGTCGACCCTGCCATGTATAATGAGGGCGAAGCCGCGTTTACACATATCCATAACGGTGTGGTCTACAACGGTTCGTACAGTGCGCCGATGACGGACTTTATCGTAGGCAATGATTCGGTAACCTACAACGATACGGCGATGAATGATATTCTGACCGCTATTGCAAACTATACGCCGCCGGCAACGCCGATGACGGTCGACGAGTTCTGGGCATTGACCGAGATTCCTATCAGCCAGGCGGAGTGGGATGCCCTTGCCAAGGCCCAGGTCTCCCTCCTCGCCGACATGGACCTGTGGGGCGTCTGGCCCGACAGTAACGGAACAGCGGTCATTGCCGTCGATTCCGAAGCACTCTATGCCGACTCGAACGGTACGGTCATGTTCAAAGACATCAACGGTACGGTGACGGAGAGCCATCCCTTCACGATCAATCTTGCCGGCACGGAACTCAATGTCTCCATTCCGCCGAACGGCCACCTGTTCGCGTACCTGGGGGAAACCTATGACCAGGCGGCCCTGGAAGCGATGTTCGGCATCACGATGCCGGCAGGCTCCGAAGGGTATAAAACAGCGCATCTGCGTCTGAGCGACGAGTATGATTTCTGGGGGCCGTTGGCATCGTTTGATGTGAACTACTCCTCCATGACCTTCACGACGCTGGCAGAGTTTGTCACGGCCAACCAGGGCGGTACGGGCGGATACGTCTTTAACGTCAACGGCACCACCGGTATCCAGTTCACTGCCGGCGATGCCTATACGGGCGGAAGCAGCAGCGGGACGGTCGTGCTGATCGATTTCAGCGATATGCAGAACCCGCAGGTCGTGGAAAGCGGTAGCTGGCACGTCCAGAGCGACGGCAACGGCGATGTCATCATCGTCGAACTGCCGAGCATGAATTGGCCTTTCGCCGCGACGGTGATGAACGACGGCTTCGGTGACTATGTCGCCGAGGGCGACATGCAGCCGGCCTTTACCGGCGATATCGAGATCAAGTTCAACATCATCGCCCGTGACGCTCTGATCAACTACTTTATGAGCGGGGGCGGCAGCAGCACCACGCCTACGACCGCCAACGATGCGACGCTGGTCGGTGCCTGGGCACTGGGCGGCATCACGACGATGGATGCGCTTCTCATCGTCGCCGACAACGATAAGTACATGGCGGTGCAGCAGGTGCTGGGTTCCGACGGTATCATCGGCGGTGTCGAAGTGGGACAGTATACGCTGGATGCGGGCGGCAATTTCACCAATGCCGCACCGCTGATCAATACCAATGCCGGCGACAGTGCCGTAGGCGCGACGGTCGTCGACAACGGTGACGATACGGCAACGCTGACCACCGTCAGTGACGGTCCGGCAGTCTTCAACCGCCTCAGCAGTGCGATCAGTCTTGAAGCGGGCGCGTGGATCATGAACCAGTCGACGACGGGCAGCGTCAAGTTCGTCATCTTGGCCCTCGACGGCGCGGGCCACTATATGGTCGCCGACGTCGATGAGAACCAGGGTTCCGATCCTGTCGAAATCGAACCGGGGAGCTTCGGGCGCTATAACATGACGGAGTTCGGTACCTATGTGGTCGAAGGAAACGGTACGGTGACGATGATGCCGGATGCCGTGACGGATGAGAGCGCGGTCTGTACCGATGCGGATACCTCCGGGTGCGACACCGTCGCCGGTGATACGAACCTGGAGTTCGGTCTGACGGCCTACGACGCCTCCGGCCATCTGGTGCCGGTCAATATGACGGTCAGTTTCGATGCCACGAACAATTACATGACGCTTGACAGCAGCATGGTGTTTGTCCGGGTCGTACCCAACGGACCGGTGATCTTCCAGTAA
- a CDS encoding DNA-binding response regulator gives MIDSVMVVEDEMLTARYIASLLKGWGIRVTGIFDNALSVIAALEEELPALLLMDVNIRGNMDGFSLSDKIWEKHTVPIIYITAYCDNETLQRAFRPLAYGYVMKPFGPEELETVLRTARHRMQERAPCGENTQSGGIIDLSPLHTYDPSDGRLYANGTEVTLTVKQNVLLAHLVAHRHQVVSYNDLEFAIWADGEVSSSSLKTVVYSLRKRVPELQIKNLSKQGYILS, from the coding sequence ATGATTGACTCCGTGATGGTCGTCGAAGATGAAATGCTGACGGCCCGCTACATCGCCAGTCTCCTCAAAGGGTGGGGCATCCGGGTGACCGGCATCTTCGACAACGCCCTCTCCGTCATCGCGGCCCTCGAAGAGGAGCTCCCCGCGCTGCTGCTGATGGATGTAAACATCCGGGGGAATATGGACGGTTTTTCCCTGAGCGACAAGATCTGGGAAAAACACACGGTACCGATCATCTATATCACGGCCTACTGCGATAACGAGACCCTGCAGCGGGCCTTCCGCCCCCTGGCATACGGATATGTCATGAAACCTTTCGGCCCGGAAGAGCTCGAAACGGTCCTCCGCACGGCCCGGCACCGTATGCAGGAACGCGCCCCCTGCGGAGAAAATACGCAAAGCGGCGGCATCATCGATCTCTCCCCCCTTCACACCTATGACCCCTCCGACGGCCGCCTCTACGCCAACGGTACGGAAGTGACGCTGACGGTCAAGCAGAACGTTCTGCTGGCGCATCTGGTGGCGCACCGTCACCAGGTGGTGAGCTATAACGATCTCGAATTTGCCATCTGGGCCGACGGGGAGGTCTCTTCATCTTCTTTAAAAACGGTCGTTTACTCTCTGCGGAAACGTGTACCGGAACTCCAGATCAAAAATCTCAGCAAGCAGGGCTACATTCTCTCCTGA